The following are encoded in a window of Lacinutrix sp. WUR7 genomic DNA:
- a CDS encoding aminotransferase class I/II-fold pyridoxal phosphate-dependent enzyme, protein MAFKPANNIQDLQYFGEFGGVNPSISDSSTYTFLSAKTMFDTFEGNADGCYLYSRHSTPSNLYLGEALAAMEGTETANVTASGMGAITPVILQLCGSGDHIVSSRTIYGGTYAFLKNFTPRFNVSTSFVDITKLDVVEAAITSNTKILYCESVSNPLLEVADIVGLAKLAKKHNLKLVVDNTFSPLSISPAELGADVVIHSLTKFINGSSDTVGGVVCGTQEFINDLRNVNDGACMLLGSTMDSLRAASVLKNLRTLHIRMQQHSLNASYLAERFESLGLKTVYPGLKSHPSHDLFKSMMNDKYGFGGMLTIDVGSIDKANALMELMQEKNLGYLAVSLGFYKTLFSAPGSSTSSEIPEEEQVAMGLSDGLIRFSIGLDADIERTFNTMKTCMETLDILKPEMV, encoded by the coding sequence ATGGCATTTAAACCAGCAAATAACATACAAGATCTTCAATATTTTGGCGAATTTGGAGGTGTAAACCCTTCCATTTCAGATTCTTCTACCTATACTTTCTTATCGGCAAAAACCATGTTCGATACTTTTGAAGGTAATGCAGATGGTTGCTATTTATATTCCCGTCATTCTACGCCTTCTAATTTATATTTAGGTGAAGCACTTGCTGCCATGGAAGGTACAGAAACTGCCAACGTTACTGCTTCCGGAATGGGTGCAATTACACCTGTAATCTTGCAACTTTGTGGTTCTGGAGATCATATTGTTTCTAGTAGAACAATTTATGGAGGAACGTACGCCTTCCTAAAAAACTTTACGCCGCGTTTTAATGTTTCTACTTCATTTGTAGATATTACAAAATTAGATGTTGTCGAAGCTGCAATTACTTCCAATACAAAAATTTTATACTGCGAATCGGTAAGTAACCCTTTATTAGAGGTTGCAGATATTGTAGGATTAGCAAAACTAGCAAAGAAACACAACCTAAAACTAGTAGTAGATAATACCTTTTCACCATTATCTATTTCTCCTGCAGAACTAGGCGCAGATGTAGTTATTCACAGTTTAACCAAATTCATCAATGGATCTTCTGATACCGTTGGAGGTGTAGTTTGTGGTACCCAAGAATTTATCAATGATTTACGAAATGTAAACGATGGTGCATGTATGCTTCTAGGATCTACCATGGATAGTTTACGCGCTGCTTCGGTTTTAAAAAACTTGAGAACCTTACATATTAGAATGCAACAACACAGTTTGAATGCATCCTATTTAGCGGAAAGATTTGAAAGCTTAGGTCTAAAAACAGTCTATCCTGGACTAAAATCACATCCTTCTCATGATTTATTTAAATCGATGATGAATGATAAATATGGTTTTGGTGGTATGCTAACTATTGATGTTGGTTCTATAGATAAAGCCAATGCCTTAATGGAATTAATGCAAGAAAAAAACCTTGGCTATTTAGCGGTAAGTTTAGGGTTTTACAAAACATTATTCTCTGCTCCTGGAAGTTCTACTTCTTCAGAAATACCTGAAGAGGAACAAGTTGCAATGGGATTAAGCGATGGTTTAATTCGTTTTTCTATCGGATTAGATGCAGATATAGAACGTACTTTTAATACCATGAAAACCTGTATGGAAACATTAGATATTCTGAAACCAGAAATGGTATAA
- a CDS encoding CPBP family intramembrane glutamic endopeptidase: MQANLYRYIEFFIIFILLPVSYAFSYPVYLKLGLGCIGFGYVLYILLKVEKNKFKINPNLNWKHFWKMTLLKLLIIAIITIVFVWFTSKESLFNVVINKPFLWLGILFLYSVFSVYPQELLYRTFYFQRYQKLFKSDVVLFLVNAIVFSLAHLFFKNILVLIMTFLGGILFAITYNKSKSTLLVTIEHAIYGCWLFTVGMGEMLGFPS; encoded by the coding sequence ATGCAAGCTAACCTTTATAGATACATAGAATTCTTTATTATTTTTATACTACTTCCGGTTAGTTATGCTTTTTCATATCCTGTTTATTTGAAGCTTGGATTGGGATGTATTGGTTTTGGTTATGTACTTTATATTTTACTTAAAGTAGAGAAGAATAAATTTAAAATAAACCCAAATTTAAACTGGAAACACTTTTGGAAAATGACTTTGCTAAAGTTGTTAATAATAGCGATTATCACCATAGTATTTGTTTGGTTTACAAGTAAAGAAAGTCTTTTTAATGTGGTGATAAATAAGCCTTTTTTATGGCTTGGAATCTTGTTCCTTTACAGTGTTTTTTCGGTATATCCACAAGAGTTGTTATATCGTACTTTTTATTTTCAGCGGTATCAAAAATTATTTAAAAGTGATGTTGTGCTCTTTTTAGTAAATGCCATTGTTTTTTCATTAGCACATTTATTTTTTAAAAATATTTTAGTCTTAATCATGACTTTTTTAGGAGGAATACTTTTTGCCATAACCTATAACAAATCTAAATCTACACTTTTAGTTACTATAGAGCATGCTATTTATGGTTGTTGGTTATTTACTGTTGGAATGGGAGAAATGCTTGGTTTTCCTAGTTAG
- a CDS encoding LuxR C-terminal-related transcriptional regulator, with protein sequence MKYAQIKQFYKSIFESYDTPSLETHIQKIIDLDFYLPYSSTFFCITNTQDLTFEYISKNFNSCLGLDTNDLKAKGMRYFWSRIHPEDIDIWLSALNSLMEFTIGEIPADKRQHANYTWNYRLKNAKGDYVNIVQNTTPLAFDSDMKPIIGLAHYTVLDPSIKMQITASAKLLNYQNEYETIYFNNHSQKFLEGGISKRERDVVRLLVQNHTSKQISEKLNISSHTVDTHRRNILKKLNISSTGELIGMLKTNKNLI encoded by the coding sequence ATGAAATACGCGCAAATCAAACAATTTTATAAATCTATTTTCGAGTCTTATGACACGCCATCCTTAGAGACGCATATTCAAAAAATTATAGATTTAGATTTTTATCTACCTTATAGTTCTACTTTTTTCTGCATTACCAATACCCAAGATCTTACTTTTGAATATATAAGTAAGAATTTTAATTCCTGTTTAGGCTTAGATACAAATGATTTAAAAGCAAAAGGAATGCGTTATTTTTGGAGTAGAATTCATCCGGAAGATATTGATATCTGGTTGAGTGCTTTAAATAGTTTAATGGAGTTTACTATTGGTGAAATACCTGCAGATAAAAGACAACACGCAAATTACACGTGGAATTATAGATTAAAAAATGCCAAAGGCGACTATGTAAACATTGTTCAAAATACAACACCTTTAGCTTTCGATTCTGATATGAAACCCATTATCGGTTTAGCACATTACACGGTTTTAGATCCTAGTATAAAAATGCAAATTACAGCTTCAGCAAAGCTATTAAATTATCAAAATGAATACGAAACGATATACTTTAATAACCATTCTCAAAAATTTCTAGAAGGCGGAATAAGTAAAAGAGAACGCGATGTTGTTCGGTTATTGGTGCAAAATCATACCAGTAAACAAATTTCAGAAAAATTAAATATTAGCTCCCATACTGTAGATACGCATAGAAGAAACATTCTGAAAAAGTTAAACATATCTTCCACAGGAGAACTAATCGGAATGCTAAAAACAAATAAAAA
- a CDS encoding S41 family peptidase: MKKLLLLFTLTILLASCSSAEKFNQQITSLHSVESLQNDVDKTYTQLKRNHPNLHLYISEERLDFKFDSLKQTINKPLTTYAFYTKLGPVIGSIRQGHIIVFAPKKHLNRKDYKAFLKKKFTFNDLDFDYLEGTLLVTNIRSKDSFLIGSEVVKIEDEEISDVIAKIKRQITSDGYNTTLQDRILGKRFAAYYNSDKYFIDSLQVTFKKEDSLFQKVFNRVNKEEKKKDTIQNDSIKKEVVVKLTKEQRKEKKQKAKIERKHNVLYGYNKTRDEYIRDIDFIGKDSSVAYMKIRGFMGGDIKKFYKEVFKEIDSVKAENLVIDLRDNGGGSLAEIAELYSYLADEPFQFLKAGEVNSRVPFLKMAMSNTSSTGLKIFVGVFSPVIVVYNWLKTKKEDGKLYYKFKQSKLAEPKENNFKGDVYVLINGHSFSASSVLSNQLQANKRAVFVGEETGGAYNSTVAGIFKVYELPETKLKIRIGLMELETPHKLEPGGYGVKPDHVILPTIKDRRENKDPELNWILNTIESKKE, translated from the coding sequence ATGAAAAAACTTTTACTTCTTTTTACCCTTACTATACTTTTAGCTTCCTGCTCTAGTGCAGAAAAATTCAATCAACAAATAACTTCATTGCATTCTGTTGAAAGTTTACAAAACGATGTAGATAAAACATATACCCAACTAAAGCGGAATCATCCTAATCTTCATTTATATATTTCTGAAGAACGCTTAGATTTTAAGTTTGATAGTTTAAAGCAAACCATAAACAAACCATTAACTACTTATGCGTTTTACACAAAATTAGGACCCGTTATAGGTAGTATAAGACAAGGCCATATTATTGTGTTTGCGCCAAAAAAACACTTGAATAGAAAAGATTATAAAGCATTCCTTAAAAAGAAATTTACGTTTAACGACTTAGATTTTGATTACTTAGAAGGTACCCTTTTGGTAACGAATATAAGATCGAAAGATTCTTTTTTGATAGGAAGCGAAGTGGTTAAAATAGAAGACGAAGAAATTTCAGATGTAATAGCTAAGATCAAAAGGCAAATCACATCTGATGGCTATAACACCACATTGCAGGATAGAATTTTAGGAAAAAGATTTGCCGCGTATTACAATAGTGATAAATACTTTATAGATAGTTTACAGGTTACTTTTAAAAAGGAAGACTCATTGTTTCAAAAAGTTTTTAATCGTGTAAATAAAGAAGAAAAAAAGAAAGATACCATACAGAACGATAGCATAAAAAAAGAAGTAGTTGTTAAACTTACCAAGGAACAGCGTAAAGAAAAGAAACAAAAAGCAAAAATTGAGCGAAAGCATAATGTGTTATATGGTTATAATAAAACAAGGGATGAATATATTCGAGATATAGACTTTATAGGAAAGGATAGTAGCGTTGCGTATATGAAAATAAGAGGTTTCATGGGAGGGGATATAAAGAAGTTTTATAAAGAAGTTTTTAAAGAAATAGATTCCGTAAAGGCAGAAAACTTAGTAATTGATTTACGTGATAATGGAGGAGGAAGTCTTGCCGAAATTGCAGAATTGTATTCGTATTTAGCAGATGAACCCTTTCAGTTTCTTAAAGCAGGAGAAGTAAATAGTAGAGTGCCCTTTTTAAAAATGGCAATGTCGAATACTTCTTCTACTGGATTAAAAATTTTTGTAGGTGTATTTTCTCCGGTTATTGTAGTCTATAATTGGCTTAAAACGAAAAAAGAAGATGGTAAATTATATTATAAATTTAAGCAAAGCAAATTAGCAGAACCTAAAGAAAATAATTTTAAAGGAGATGTTTATGTGTTAATTAATGGGCATTCGTTTTCGGCGTCTTCTGTTTTATCTAATCAATTACAAGCAAATAAAAGAGCTGTTTTTGTTGGTGAAGAAACCGGAGGAGCATACAACTCGACCGTTGCAGGTATTTTTAAAGTCTATGAATTGCCAGAAACAAAATTAAAAATTAGAATAGGTTTAATGGAGTTAGAAACACCACATAAACTAGAGCCAGGTGGTTATGGTGTAAAACCAGATCATGTAATTTTACCAACAATTAAAGATAGAAGAGAAAACAAGGATCCTGAATTAAATTGGATTTTAAATACCATTGAGAGCAAAAAAGAATAA
- a CDS encoding Lrp/AsnC family transcriptional regulator: MTFDAIDKKLIQLLQEDSKQTNKALSNKLNLSVTAVYERIKKLENQGVINKYVALVNKEKVSKSFVAFCHVKLTQHTQDYVIKFEKEVADLQEVLECYHISGDYDYLLKVLVKDMEAFREFMVNRLTKINHIGSTHSMFMINEVKHTTAITV; this comes from the coding sequence ATGACTTTTGACGCAATCGATAAAAAACTAATTCAGCTTTTACAAGAAGACAGTAAGCAGACCAACAAAGCGCTATCTAATAAATTAAATCTTTCGGTTACAGCAGTGTATGAGAGAATTAAAAAACTAGAAAATCAAGGCGTTATTAATAAGTATGTTGCTTTGGTGAATAAAGAAAAAGTGTCCAAATCTTTTGTTGCTTTTTGCCATGTAAAACTTACGCAACACACACAAGATTATGTGATTAAATTTGAAAAAGAAGTGGCGGATTTACAAGAGGTTTTAGAGTGTTATCATATTAGTGGAGATTATGATTACCTTTTAAAAGTACTGGTAAAAGACATGGAAGCTTTTAGAGAATTTATGGTGAATAGGTTAACTAAAATTAATCATATTGGGAGTACACATAGTATGTTTATGATTAATGAAGTGAAGCATACTACAGCAATTACAGTATAA